CCACCTATGGCGTAGTCTTCTTCATTTTGAACTTTTCTTCCTTGATATATTCCAAATCCGATGAAACAGGCAAAATATAAAACAAACACAGCCAAGTATTGCAAATTATTACTAAAGCTCATATCCATCCTTAATGCCTCCCGTTCAAATTCTTTGATTCTCGGAAGCTTTCATCTGCTGCAGCCAAAAGAAAGAACGTTCCAAGGAATGTTCTCACTATAAAAGAAAGGAGCACAAAAACCTATATCTATCCTTCTTTAAAATTTTGTACCTAATGGACAAATTATGAATGCAATAAAGTTGGTAATAATTTACAGTAAAATATGACGAGAGGCGTCGTGATTAAGAATATTAAATTATTATGATGAAATTTAATCGCCATGGTCTCTAAAAGTCCCAGTATAATATAAAGGCACATAGAAGCAGTTCAGAATGACGAAGGAGGGCTTTTTATGATGGAAGCGCCTGTTTTGTTTGAGAAAAAAGAGGCTGCGGCGTGGGTTACTCTAAACCGCGCGGAGCGGATGAACACATTGACGCCGGAGCTGATCGCCACGCTTTTGGAGACGCTTGCGCGCTGTGAGGCCGATGATGAGGTGCGCGTCGTGGTGCTATGCGGAAAGGGCCGCGCTTTTTGCGCCGGCGGCGACCTTCCCACAATCCGTGGCTTTGAGCGTGTGGAGGAGGCCGAGGCCTATGTGCGCGGCGCGGGAAAGATAACGTCCGCCATTTTGTCCTCCAAAAAGCCCTATATAGCGATGGTGGGCGGCGCCGCGGCGGGAGCCGGCTTCAATATCGCGCTTGCCTGCGATTTTATCTGTGCCGCGCGCGGCGCTAAATTCACTCAGGCCTTTGCTGCGATAGGGCTCATCTCCGACTGCGGCGGTAGCCTGCTTCTGCCGAAGCTTGTCGGGCTTGCGGCGGCAAAGCGCCTTATGATGCTGCCTGATGTTTTGTCCGCCGAGGAGGCGGCGTCGCTCGGTATAGTGACAGAGGTGGCGGACGATGCGCGGCTTGCCGAATGTGTGGGAAAGCTGGTGAGTCGTTTTGGGGCGCAGTCTCCGCTTGCCTCTGCCGCCAGCAAGCGTATGCTGAACATGCGGCTTTGCGCGGAGCTGGACGGAGCTCTCCTTTTGGAGGAGGACGCCCAGTCGCAGCTTATCGTAGGCGCCGACTGTAAAGAGGGTATAGATGCGTTTTTTGCAAAGCGGGCGCCGGTATTTCACGGCAAAAGCTGACGACGGCCACGCGGCGAAGAATGCGCATAACAGGTATAACGACAGTAAGGGGCCGCGGCAAGCGGCCCCTTACTGTCGTTATTTTTTATTTTTGCCGGATCGCCGTCTTAGTCCCTTAGACGCTTTTTATATATTCGTTCATCGGTTTTGACATATAGGCGTTGTCGGGGAATTTGTCTGTCGTCACATAGCCCGGAGCTGCGTCTATAAGCTGAGGGATGCGGTTGACTATCGTGGCGCATGTAAGTTCAACGGTGGCTGGGCGGTTCACTACGGCAGTCGTCTCCGGCTCGCCGAACAGCGTCCAGACGTTGGCGTCGTATTCATCAGGCGCGTAGACTTTGCCGATGCACTCCGTCTCAATGACGACGCCCTCTTTCGTCTCTGTGGTGACGATGGCGCGCATTCCCGTCGCGTCGCCGGATTTTACCGTCATGCCGAGCGTGGACGATTTCAGATCGCCGTCGTGCGTCGTAGCGACGCACCTTTGAGTCTGCGACGTAGGCGTGAGGCCCAGCTTCGCGCAGAGCCAGCCGTTCTGGTTCCACATGTATGACGGGATGTAGGCGCCGCTTTCCACCAGTTTCTTTATTTCGTCGGAGGAGAGTTTGTTGTAGGCGCCGATTTTTTCGTCAAATTCCTCTGGCGAAAGCCCCGCTCCGTGCCCTTCGGCAAGAGCTATGCCGTAGTCTTCAACGTTGTAGCTGCTTGCGCCGTATATTTTCGTTATAGCGGCGGACGATCCCGCGAGGTTTGAAACGAGCGTGCCCCAGAACAGGTCGGGGTAGCCGCTGCCGCATAGCGTGCACTGGTTTGCCTTGGCCAGCTCGTCAAGTTCCTGTGTGACGGCGGGTGAGGAGTTCCACGGAAAGAGCGCCTCTTCACATGTGGTTATCGCGTTGACGCCGTTCTTCGCGCATATCGAGAAGGGTTCTTTCAGCTCGTTC
The sequence above is drawn from the Cloacibacillus sp. genome and encodes:
- a CDS encoding enoyl-CoA hydratase/isomerase family protein, yielding MMEAPVLFEKKEAAAWVTLNRAERMNTLTPELIATLLETLARCEADDEVRVVVLCGKGRAFCAGGDLPTIRGFERVEEAEAYVRGAGKITSAILSSKKPYIAMVGGAAAGAGFNIALACDFICAARGAKFTQAFAAIGLISDCGGSLLLPKLVGLAAAKRLMMLPDVLSAEEAASLGIVTEVADDARLAECVGKLVSRFGAQSPLASAASKRMLNMRLCAELDGALLLEEDAQSQLIVGADCKEGIDAFFAKRAPVFHGKS
- a CDS encoding dihydrodipicolinate reductase, which translates into the protein MDRKVRIAQYGCGKMSKYLMRYAQEKGGQLVAAFDMNPAVIGHDVCEITGGAPTGVIISDAKDADRVLKETRPDVCVIATRSTMNELKEPFSICAKNGVNAITTCEEALFPWNSSPAVTQELDELAKANQCTLCGSGYPDLFWGTLVSNLAGSSAAITKIYGASSYNVEDYGIALAEGHGAGLSPEEFDEKIGAYNKLSSDEIKKLVESGAYIPSYMWNQNGWLCAKLGLTPTSQTQRCVATTHDGDLKSSTLGMTVKSGDATGMRAIVTTETKEGVVIETECIGKVYAPDEYDANVWTLFGEPETTAVVNRPATVELTCATIVNRIPQLIDAAPGYVTTDKFPDNAYMSKPMNEYIKSV